From Nitrospirota bacterium, a single genomic window includes:
- a CDS encoding ATP-binding protein, with protein sequence MRKDIFKRLIADSQEKDLSYVVDRDLEIPLDTGKIISLIGVRRSGKTHVVYSIINKLRKTTDTKSIVYINFEDDRLFPLELKDLSTLLDAYYELYPDKKNEKVYFFFDEIQNVQDWEKFVRRLYDTENCTIVITGSSAKLLSKEIATSLRGRTLSYEVFPLSFSELLTFRGISKELHSSRAQAKIKNAFSEYLIRGGFPEIVNYDQAVYMKTLQEYIDLIMYRDVIERYSISNTFLLKRLIKFCYTNVSTLVSFNKLYNAFKSEGLSISRNTVYEYISYLEDAYALFTVPIYAKSLREQWRNPRKIYSVDVGFKTAMDYPFSMDRGRIFENIVFLELRRKAEQIYYFKGKHEVDFYYTSAGKEHLLNVTYDMESSDTREREIRGLVEAMKRFSLKKGTIVTSEHKEEITTEAGKLYVIPLWEWLLTSQDS encoded by the coding sequence GTGCGAAAAGATATTTTTAAAAGACTCATAGCGGACTCTCAGGAAAAGGACCTGTCTTACGTTGTCGACAGGGACCTGGAAATTCCTCTCGACACAGGCAAGATCATATCCTTAATCGGGGTGCGCAGGAGCGGAAAGACCCACGTCGTATATTCAATAATCAATAAGCTCCGGAAGACCACAGACACAAAGAGTATCGTTTATATTAATTTCGAGGATGACCGGCTTTTCCCTCTGGAACTGAAAGACCTCTCCACCCTTCTTGACGCATATTACGAGCTCTACCCTGATAAAAAGAATGAAAAGGTCTATTTCTTCTTTGATGAGATCCAGAATGTGCAGGATTGGGAGAAGTTCGTCAGGCGGCTTTATGATACGGAAAACTGCACCATCGTTATAACCGGTTCATCAGCGAAACTGCTGAGCAAAGAGATCGCCACTTCTCTCAGAGGAAGGACCCTGAGCTATGAGGTCTTCCCTCTTTCTTTCAGTGAATTGCTGACGTTCAGAGGGATCTCAAAAGAACTTCATTCATCACGGGCGCAGGCGAAAATCAAAAATGCTTTTTCAGAGTATCTGATAAGAGGGGGATTCCCGGAGATCGTAAATTACGACCAGGCTGTTTATATGAAGACCCTTCAGGAATATATCGATCTCATCATGTACAGAGATGTGATAGAGCGTTATAGCATTTCGAACACCTTTCTCCTTAAGCGGCTGATCAAATTCTGCTACACCAATGTTTCGACGCTTGTAAGCTTCAACAAGCTCTATAATGCCTTTAAATCCGAAGGGCTAAGCATCTCCCGTAATACCGTATACGAGTATATTTCCTACCTTGAAGACGCCTACGCCTTGTTTACGGTTCCGATATATGCAAAATCACTGCGGGAGCAGTGGAGGAACCCGAGAAAGATATACAGTGTTGATGTGGGGTTCAAGACCGCCATGGATTATCCTTTTTCGATGGACAGAGGAAGAATCTTTGAAAATATCGTATTCCTGGAATTAAGGAGAAAAGCGGAACAAATTTACTATTTCAAAGGCAAACATGAAGTAGACTTCTATTACACATCGGCAGGGAAAGAGCATCTTCTGAATGTAACCTACGATATGGAATCCTCAGACACAAGGGAACGTGAAATAAGAGGACTGGTTGAAGCCATGAAAAGATTTTCTCTCAAAAAAGGGACAATAGTGACATCGGAGCATAAGGAAGAAATAACAACAGAGGCCGGGAAGCTATATGTCATTCCCCTGTGGGAGTGGCTGCTTACAAGTCAGGATAGCTGA